CTGTCCGACGCGGTCAACCCGGAGTCGCAGGTGATGTTCGACCGCAACCCGCGCGAGCGCGTGGAGAAGGTCGCGCCGTGGCTCCAGCTCGACGGCGACCCCTACCCCGCCGTCGTGGGCGACCGGGTGCTGTGGATCATCGACGGCTACACGACGAGCAACCGCTACCCCTACTCCAACTCCACGGTCCTCGACGAGGCGACGACGACCTCGACGACGGCGACCGCCGACAACGTGACGGCGTTGCTGCCCGAGCGGGTGAACTACGTCCGCAACTCGGTGAAGGCGACGGTCGACGCCTACGACGGCGAGGTCACCCTCTACGCGTGGGACACCGAGGACCCCGTCCTCCAGGCGTGGTCGCAGGTGTTCCCCAACGCCGTGCAGCCGGTCGAGGACATCTCGGGCGAGCTCATGTCCCACGTGCGCTACCCGCAGGACATCTTCAAGGTCCAGCGTGAGGTCCTCGAGCGCTACCACGTCACCGACGCGGCGTCGTTCTTCAACGGCACCGACTTCTGGTCCGTCCCCGACGACCCGACGCTGCCCGACGTCCAGGCCCTGCAGCCGCCGTACTACCTCTCGCTGCAGATGCCGGGGCAGGAGGAGCCGTCGTTCAGCCTCAGCTCGACGTTCATCCCGACGAACCAGGGCGGGGGCGAGGTGCGGAACGTCCTGACGGGCTTCCTCGCGGTCGACGCCGACGCGGGCCGGGAGGACGGGCAGCCCCGCGAGGGCTACGGCCAGCTGCGGCTGCTGCAGATCCGCAACGACGAGACCGTGCCCGGACCGGGCCAGGTGCAGAACGACTTCAACGCCGACCCGCTCATCAACGAGCAGCTCAACATCCTCACCCTCGGCCAGTCGGACCTTCGCAGCGGCAACCTCCTGACGCTGCCGATCGGCGGCGGCCTGCTGTACGTGCAACCCGTGTACATCCAGTCCTCCGGTTCGACGTCGTACCCGCTGCTGCAGCGCGTGCTCGTGGCCTTCGGTGACGAGCTCGGCTTCGGCGAGACCCTCGACGAGGCGCTCGACGACCTGTTCGGCGGAGACGCGGGGGCCGACGCCCCGGACGCCGACGCGGACGCCCTGCCGGACACGGGCGACCTCGAGGAGTCGGTCCCCGACACCGGCGCCGGCGGCGGGATCGAGGACCCGATCCCCGCGGAGTCCCCGACCCCGACGCCGGACGACACCGACGCGAGCCCGGCGCCGGAGCCCACCGGCACGGTCTCGCCGGTCGACCCCGCCGTCGCGCAGCAGCAGCTCGACCAGGCGCTGCGCGACGCCCGCCAGGCCATCACCGACTCGCAGGCGGCGCTCGCGGACGGCGACTTCGCCGCCTACGGCGAGGCGCAGGACCGCCTCGAGGCGGCCATCGAGCGCGCCATCGCCGCCGAGGCCGTCCTCGAGGGCGGCGGCTGACGCGCCGGTGCGTGGGCAGGAGGAGCCGATTTGGTCCTCGACCGAGAGGTCGGTAACCTCCTGTTCACCGACGCGGGGTGGAGCAGCTCGGTAGCTCGCTGGGCTCATAACCCAGAGGTCGCAGGTTCAAATCCTGCCCCCGCTACACAGTGAGACGAAGGCCCGGACCACCACGGTCCGGGCCTTCGTGCGTCCGGCGGCGCCCCGCGTGGCAGGGTGACGGCATGAGCGCGCTGCGGGTCCTGTTCGTCGGCGGCAGCGGGACCATCAGCACCGCCTGCAGCCACCTGGCCGTGGAACGGGGGATCGACCTCACCGTGCTGAACCGGGGGACCGGCCGGCGCGCGCTGCCGCAGGGCGTCGAGCACGTCGCGGCCGACGTCCGCGACCCCGACTCGGTGCGCGAGGCGCTGGGCGACCGGGAGTTCGACGCCGTCGTCGACTGGGTCGCCTTCACACCCGACCACGTCCGCACCGACCTCGCCCTGTTCGAGGGCCGCACCGGCCAGTACGTCTTCATCAGCTCCGCCTCGGCCTACCAGACGCCCCCGGCCCGCCTGCCCATCCGCGAGTCGACGCCACTGCGCAACCCGCTGTGGCAGTACAGCCGCGACAAGATCGCGTGCGAGGACCTGCTGACGCAGGCGTACCGCGACCGGGGGGTGCCCGTCACCGTCGTGCGGCCCTCGCACACCTACGACCGGACCCTCGTGCCGTTCGACGCGGGCTGGACGTTCGTCGAGCGGATGCGGCAGGGCAAGGAGGTCGTCGTCCACGGGGACGGCAGCTCGCTGTGGACGCTGACGCACAGCACGGACTTCGCCCGCGGGTTCGTGCCCCTGCTGGGCCACCCGCGCACGCTGGGCGAGGCGTTCCACATCACGTCCGACGACGCACTCACCTGGGACCAGATCGCCCACGCCCTCGCCGTGGCCGCAGGGGTCGAGGCGCGCATCGTCCACGTCCCCTCCGACGCGATCGCGGCCGTCGACGCGGACTGGGGCGCCGGGCTGCTCGGCGACAAGACGCACTCCGCCGTGTTCGACACGACGAAGGTGAGGGCGCTCGTCCCGGACTTCGTCTGCCGTGTCCCCTTCGAGCAGGGGGCGCGAGAGATCGTCGCCTGGCACGACGAGGACCCGGCCCGCCGGGTCGTGGACCCCCACCACGACCGGTTGCAGGACGGGCTCGTCGAGCGCTTCCGCGTGCCCGGTGCCCGGCAGCGCGCGTGAGCGAGGAACCCGCCGCGCCGGCGGCTCAGTAGCGTCGAGGGGTGGACGTCGCCGCCGCCGCCGCCCTCCTGCGTGCCGGGGGGCTCGTCGCCTTTCCCACCGAGACCGTGTACGGCCTCGGGGCGCACGCGCTCGACGAGCGCGCGGTGCGCCGGGTGTTCGCCGTCAAGGGGCGCCCGGCCGACAACCCCCTCATCGTCCACGTCGCCTCCCTCGACGAGGTCGGTGCCGTGGCGGCGTCCGTCCCGGACGGCGCGCGGCGGCTGGCGGAGCGCTACTGGCCGGGCCCGCTCACCCTCGTGCTCGCCGCGCGCCCGGAGGTGCCCGCGGTGACCCGTGGGGGACGCGACAGCATCGCGGTCCGGGTGCCCGCGCACCCGCTCGCCCTCGACCTGCTGCGGGCGGCGGCGGTCCCGGTCGCGGCGCCGAGCGCCAACCGGTCGGGCCGGCCCTCGCCGACGACGGCCGCCCACGTGAGGGCCGACCTCGGCGACGACGTCGACGCCGTCCTCGACGGGGGTCCCTGCGAGGTCGGGGTGGAGTCGACGGTCGTCGACGCCCGTGGAGCGGTGCCCGTCGTGCTCCGCGAGGGCGCAGTGCCCGCCGACGAGCTCGGGGCCGTCGCCGGGTCCGCCGCCCAGCTGGGCGCCTCACCCGGCACCCGGCACCGGCACTACGCGCCGCGCTGCCGAGTGGTCGTCGCGTCGGCGGGGGAGGGGGGGCAGGTCTCCGCGGCGCTGGCCGGCGAGGGCCACCGCGTCGCCCTCGTGTCCCCGGGGGGTGCACCCGACGGCGTGCTCCACCTCGCGGCCGTCGCGGAACCCGCGGACCTCGCACGCCGGCTGTACGCCCTGCTGCGGGCAGCCGAGGACGCCGCGGTCGACGTCGTCGTCGTCGAGGCGGTCCCCGAGGAGGGCGTCGGGCGGGCGGTCATGGACCGGCTGCGCCGGGCGGCGGACGCCGGCGGCTGAGCCGGAGCCGGTCCGCGCCCGCGCCGTCAGATGGCCGACATCGTCGCGAGCCCCTCGGCCAGGAGGGCGAAGAAGCCCCCGATGAGCAGCAGGCCGAGCCCGAGCCCGACAGGGGACGCCCAGCCGTGCCACCGCTGCTGCAGCACCTGGGACTCGGCGGTACGGTCGTTCTCGCTCATGGTGCTGTCCTCTCGACGCTCGATTTCGTACAAAGTACGAACGGGTGGCGCACCCGTCAAGCGGCCGGACCGTCGAGGTCCGCCTCCTGCTCCGCGAGCGCGGTGAGCCCGTCGAGCAGCAGGTCCATGCCGACCTCGAAGGAGGCCCCGAACCCGTACCCGGGCTGCAGGACGTGGTCGCGCGTGAGCTCGTGGAGCGACGGGTACCGCCCGGCGTCCATGCCCGCGAGGATCTGCTCGGCGACGTCGGCGATGTCGGCGCTGCCGTGGGCGGGCAGCGTCGCCTCCTGCAGGGCGAAGCCGTAGACGTAGCTGTCGAGGACGGCGTAGGCGTGGGCGGTGAGGCGCAGCGAGAGCCCACCGCCGCGCAGGCAGGCGAGCACGGCCTCGTGGTGGTCGAGCGTCGCCTCACCCGGGTTCACCCGCGACTCCAGCAGCGGCACGGCCCAGGGGTGCCGCGCGAGCACCTCGCGGGCCGAGTGGCACCGCACGCGCAGGGCGGCCTGCCACGGCAGGTCGGTGGGCGGGTGGGTGATCTCGGCGAAGACCTGGTCGACGAGGCCGTCGAGGATCGCGTCCTTGCCGGCGACGTAGTGGTAGATCGACATGGGCTTGGTCGACAGCTCCGTGGCCAGGGCCCGGATCGTCAGCCCGTCGACGCCGTCCCGGTCGGCGAGCGCGACCGCCGCCTCGAGGACCCGTGACCGGCTGAGCCCGGTCCGCCCGCGCCGCACCTCGTCCGTGCCTGCCACGTGTGCTCCTCCCGTCGTGCCGTTGACTCTCGTACATAGTACGACTAACGTTCCCGACATTCAGTCGTACAAAGTACGAAGACGAGTTCCGAGGAGCCGAGCATGACGACGCAGCAGTCCCAGCGGCCGACGAGGGCGCCGCGCACGACGGCGGTGCCCACCCGCATGCGTGCCGCCGTGCGGGAGCGGTACGGCCCGCCCGCCACGATCACCTCCCAGGCCCGCCCTGTGCCGTCGCCGGGAGCCGGGCAGGTGCTCGTCGAGGTCCACGCGGCCGGCGTCGACCGGGGCGTCTGGCACCTCGCGACCGGCCTGCCGTACGTCATGCGGCTCGGCACGGGCCTGCGGCGCCCGCGCCAGGCGGTGCTCGGCCTCGACGTCGCCGGGGTCGTCGTCGGCGTCGGTGAGGGCGTCACCCGGCTGGCGGTGGGGGACCGCGTCTTCGGGATCGGGACGGGGACGTGGGCGGAGTACGCCCTCGCCCGCGAGGACAAGCTGAGCCTCGTCCCCGACGGCGTGGACCTCGTCGACGCGGCCGCGGTGCCCGTGTCCGGGGCGACCGCGCTCCAGGCGGTCCACGACGTCGCCCGCGTGCAGCCGGGGCAGCGGGTGCTGGTTCTCGGCGCCTCCGGCGGTGTCGGGAGCTACCTCGTGCAGGTCGCGCGAGCCGCGGGCGCCCACGTGACCGGCGTCGCGAGCGCGAGCAAGCTCGACCTGGTCCGTGACCTCGGCGCGGAGGAGGCGCTCGACCACCGCCGGCACGACCCGCTCGACGGGAGCCGATGCTTCGACGTCGTCCTCGACGTCGGCGGAAGGCGGCCGCTGCGGCACCTGCGCCGCGCACTCACGCCCGACGGGACCCTCGTGATCGTCGGCGGGGAGGGCGGTGACCGCGTCCTCGGTGGGACGGATCGTCAGCTGCGTGCCCTGGTCCTGTCCCTCCTGGTGAAGCAGCGGCTCACCACGTTCGTCGCCGGGGAAGGACGCGCGAGCACCGACCGGCTCGCGGTCATGCTCCGCGACGGCACGGTGCGACCTGCAGTCGGGAGTCGGTACCCGCTGGAGCGGGCCGCCGACGCCCTCACCGACCTCGTCGAGGGCCGGATCCGGGGCAAGGCCGTCGTCGTCGTGCGGGGGGAGGAGCGGTGAGCGCCCTCCGGCAGGCGACCGCCCCGACGGCCCACGCCGCGGGCGAGCTCCGCGACGTCGGCCTCGTCACCTCTCCCCGCGCCGCCGCGCTGTGGGCCGGTGGCAGCTACGCGGCGTTGTTCCTCCTCGCGATCTTCGCGAACTTCGCCGTCGTCGAGCGGCTCGTCGACCCGGCGGACCCCGGCGCGACGCTCACGGCCCTCGCGGGGGAGGCGTCGCTCGTCCGGGCCGCCGTCCTCGCCTTCGGCGTCGTGTTCGTCCTCGACGTCGTCATCGCGTGGGCGCTGTTCGTCGTCCTGCGGCCCGCCGGCCGGGACCGGGCGCTGCTGGCGGCGTGGTCGCGCCTCACGTACACCGCGTTCCTCGGCGTCGCCCTCGTCCCGCTGCTGCTCGCTCTCCAGCTGTCGACCGAGGACGCGTACGCCGACCTCGATCCCGCCACGCGGGAGGCGGCGGTCGGTCTCGCCGTGGACTCCTTCGACCTCCTGTGGCTGACCGGGCTCGCCGTCTTCGGGTTGCACCTCGTCGTGGTCGGGGCCCTCGTCGTGCGCTCGCGCACCGCGCCCCGGCTGCTCGGCGGGCTGCTCGTCGTCGCGGGCGTCGCGTACGTGCTCGACACCGCCGCGCACGTCGTGCTCAGCGACTACGAGCGCTGGGCCGGCCTGCTGCTCCTCGTCGTCGCGGTGCCCTCCGTCGTCGGTGAGCTGTGGCTCACGCTCTGGCTGCTGGTGCGGGCGGGCCGAGACCGCGGGTCCTCAACGGGTGCCCGGCCCTGAGCGGCACGGACCTCGGCGCGCAGCAGCAGCCCGAAGGCGACGAGCAGCGGCAGCGCCCACGCCCAGAACCCCACGCCGAAGCTCATGAGCGCGACGTGGAAGCCGATGGCGGCGAGGTACGCGAGCCGGGTGGCCCGCCCGCCGAGGAGCGCGAGCACCCCGACGGTCGCCTCGAACACCACGAGCAGGCCGATGAACAGCGTGTGACGCGGGACGACGAGGGACTCCCACGTCTCGCGGACGAACGCCGACCACGAGCCGTCCGCGAACCCCGAGTAGTCGACCCCGCTCAGCAGGAAGGCGGTGTTGACCGCCGCCCCGGCCGCCACGTACAGCACGGCGGTCGTCACGCGACCGACGAGCCGCCAGCGCGGCCGGCGGGTCGCGAGGACGCCGCTCACGAGGAGCACGAGGCCGCACACCACCCACGTCGCCGCCAGCAGCGCCATCACCACCGGGTCGTCGCTCACCGTCCGGCACCCCCTCGGCCGATGCTGGGGACGAGCAGGACGAGACCCGCGAGCACGAGCAGGCCGGGCGCGAGGAACCGCAGCTGCAGTGTCGCGACCCCGGCGCTCTCGAGCAGCGCGAGCGCGGCGAGCACGACCATGAGGACACCGAGGACGAGCCGGCCGCGGTGCAGCGGGCGCTCGTCGGGGAACGCGCTCACCGGGTCACCTCCACGGTCCCGAGCCCGACCCGGAGGTCGAGCACCAGCACGGCGTCGGCGTCCGCGTCGGCCGGCACGGCGAGCGACGGGGACAGACCGTCACGGCGCTCGCCGAGCACCGTGACCTCCCCGGTACCGGCCTCCGCCGTCACGTCGACGGCGAGGTCGGCGGGCACGAGGACGCGGATCTCACCGACCCCGACCTCCACCTCCGTGCGGGTCGGTGCCGCCGCGTCCGCCGGGGCCGCCTCGGGCAGGTCACGGAGGTCGAGGACGAGGGTCCCGGCCCCCAGCTCGTATCGCTCCGCCAGCTCGGTGACCGAGGTCGGTCGGTAGCGCCGGTCGCCGGCGCCCCCGTCGGTGACGACGGGGGAGGGCAGGACGACGGTGAGCACGAGGAGCGCGGACAGCACGACGCCGAGGGGCACGAGGCCCCCCGCGTGCCGGGACCGCGAGGTGACGAGGAGCAGGACGCCCACGGCGAGCACGGCGAGGGCGAGGCCGAGCGACCACGGGACGTCGACGGCTCCGAGCTCGTCGGCGACCCACAGCCCGCCGGCGACGACGAGCAGCGCCCCGACCGTCACGGTGGCGACCGGCGTGCCGGTCCGCTCGCAGGTCGGCGCGCCGGTCGTCACGGGCCCGCTCACCGCCGGCTCGCGATCACGAGGACGGCCACCCCTGCCGACAGCAGGAGCGCGGCCCCGAGCAGCGACGAGGCCTGCGGCAGGATTTGCCCCACGAGCGCGAGCGTCCCGGCGACGACGAGGACCGCCCCGACGGCGACGCCGGTGTCGTGGCGGCTCATCGACGTCGCGCGGCCGAGGACGTGCCAGGCTCCTCGACCGGGATGACGAGCGCTCCCACCACGTACAGCAGCAGTCCCGACCCCCCGAACAGGGCGAGGAGCACGAACCCGACCCGGACGACCACCGGGTCGACCCCGAGGTAGCGGGCGAGCCCGGCCGCGACCCCGAGGACGGCGCGACCGTCGCGGGGCCGCCGCAGGACCGGCTACGGTCCCGGGCCGGGCGGGGCGTGCCCGTCACGGTGGGGGGTCGGTGGGGGGATCGGCGGAGTCGGTACGCGCTCGCTCATGGGACACCTCCCGGGTGCACCCCGAGCCTGCTCGCGCACGCTGCCCGCCGCGAGGGACCTTGGTCCCCGGTGGCAGGATCGGGCGATGGACCTCGAGACCTTCCTCGCCCACGTCGACCGCGGCGGGCGGCTGGTGGGGGGCTCCGAGCACCACCGCTTCATGCACGCCGCCGCGCAGGAGGCGCTGGGCACCGTCGCCGAGCTCAACTCCGGCTACCGCAGCGAGGACGAGGTCCGCGCTCTCCTGTCCCGGCTCACCGGGACGACGGTCGACGCCTCGGTCGTGGTCTTCCCGCCCTTCTACAGCGAGTTCGGCAAGAACCTGCGGTTCGGCCGCGACGTCTTCGTCAACATGGGGTGCCGGTTCCAGGACACCGGCGGGATCACGATCGAGGACGGCGCCCTCATCGGGCACGGCTGCACCCTCACGACGCTCGACCACGACATGGACCCCGAGCGCCGCGCCGACATGCTGCCCCGCGCCGTCGTCGTCGGCCGGGGGGCCTGGCTCGGCGCCGGCGTGACGGTCGTCCCAGGCGTGAGGATCGGCCACGGGGCGGTCGTCGGGGCGGGAGCCGTCGTGACGAGGGACGTGCCGCCCGACACCGTGGTGGCGGGGGTCCCGGCCCGCGTCATCCGGCCGACCGGCTTCACGACCCCGCCGTAGTCGCGCACCTCGGCGACCCGGAGGGGGCGCGGGAGCCGCAGCGCGTGCCCCGGCTGTGCGCACCGTCACACCTGCGTCGGACGTGGGCGTCGTCACGTCGCCTGTCGCGACGGATCGGGCCGGGCTAGCGTCCGGGACCTACCGCGGAACGGCCTGCGGCGGACCACGAGGGGGTGGCGATGGCGACGGACGACGAGCCCGCCGTGCCCGTGTTCTTCCTCTCGGACTCCACCGGCATCAGCGCCGAGACCATGGGCAACGCCCTCCTCATCCAGTTCCCCGACGTCCGGTTCGAGCGCACCCTCATCCCCTTCATCCGCACCGTCGAGCAGGCGCGCGAGGTGGTCGCGACCCTCGACGCGGCGATGGACGGCCCCGTGCCGCCGCTGGTCTTCACGACCGCGGCCGAGGACGACGTCCGCCTCGCGCTGCACGGCACTCGCGCGCCGGTCATCGACTTCTTCGACCTCCACATGTCGCGGGTCGAGGAGATCCTCGGCAGGCGCGGGGTCCGGGAGCCGTCCCGGCTGCACGGGGTCGGCGACATCGTCCGCTACAACACGCGGATGGCGGCGGTCGAGTTCACGATCGAGCACGACGACGGCCAGAGCTCACGCGCCATGGAGCGAGCCGACGTCGTGCTCCTCGCCCCCAGCCGGTGCGGCAAGACCCCGACGAGCATGTACCTCGCCCTGCAGCACGGGCTGTTCGTCGCGAACTACCCGCTCGTCGACGAGGACCTCGAGTCCGACGACCTGCCGAGGCCGGTCCGCGACATCGGGGACCGCTGCGTCGGCATCACGACGACCGTGGACCGGCTCGCCCGGGTGCGCAGCGAGCGCCGTCCCGGCTCCCGCTACGCCTCACCCGAGCAGTGCCGGTGGGAGCTGCGGCGTGCTGAGGCGCTGTACCGCCGCCACCGCCTGCCCGTCATCGACTCCGCCGCGAAGAGCGTCGAGGAGATGTCCGCTCTCATCGTCCAGCTCCACAAGGCCCGCACCTCGCACAGCCGTCCTAAGGGAGGAACCGCATGAGCCCGACCCCCACCGTCCGCTGGTTCGCCGAGCTCGGCATGGGCGACGTGGAGGAGGTCGGCGGCAAGAACGCGTCGCTGGGGGAGATGGTGTCGCACCTCGCGGACCTCGGCGTGCGGGTGCCCGACGGGTTCGCGACCACGGCGACGGCCTACCGGCGCTTCCTCGCCGACACGGGGCTTGCCGAGCGGATCGACGGCCTGCTCGACGGCCTCGACACCGACGACACCCGTCGCCTCGCCGAGGTCGGTGCCGAGATCCGGCAGGCGATCGCCGAGCAACCGTTCCCCGCCGACCTCGAGAGCGACGTCCGGGCGGCCTTCGAGCGCCTCGTCGCGGCGAGCAGCGGCCCGGACGGGCACGAGCCGTCGTTCGCCGTCCGCTCCTCGGCGACCGCCGAGGACCTGCCGGACGCGAGCTTCGCCGGGCAGCAGGAGACGTTCCTCAACGTGCGCGGGATCGACGCGGTGCTGCACGCGATCCGCGAGGTGTTCGCCTCGCTGTACAACGACCGGGCGATCTCCTACCGGGTCCACCACGACTTCGACCACGCCGCCGTCGCGCTGTCCGCGGGCGTGCAGCGCATGGTCCGCTCCGACGTCGGCTCCTCCGGCGTCATGTTCACGATGGACACCGAGTCCGGCTTCCGCGACGCGGTCTTCGTCACCTCCGCCTACGGCCTCGGAGAGGGTGTCGTGCAGGGCGCCGTCAACCCCGACGAGTTCTACGTCTACAAGCCCGCGCTGCGAGCCGGGCGGCCCGCGATCCTCAAGCGGGGCGTCGGGGCCAAGGCGACGAAGATGGTCTACACCGCGACCGCCGAGGTCGGCCGGACGACGGAGTTCGTCGACGTCGACCCGACCGAGCGGCGTCGTCTCAGCCTCACCGACGACGAGGTCACCGAGCTGGCCCGGCACGCCCTCACGATCGAGGAGCACTACGGGCGTCCGATGGACATCGAGTGGGGCAAGGACGGTGTCGACGGGCTGCTGTACGTCCTGCAGGCCCGGCCGGAGACCGTGCAGTCCCGTGCGACCGGCACCCTCGAGCGCTACCGGATGCCACGGGAGGCCTCCTCCGCCGACGTCCTCGTCGAGGGCCGTGCCATCGGCCAGCGGATCGGCGCCGGCGCGGTGCGGGTCCTCGCCTCCCTCGACGACATGCACGACTTCGCCACGGGCGACGTGCTCGTCGCCTCCATGACGGACCCCGACTGGGAGCCCATCATGAAGCGGGCCTCGGCGATCGTCACCGACCGCGGCGGGCGCACGTGCCACGCCGCGATCATCGCGCGCGAGCTCGGCATCCCCGCCGTCGTCGGCACCGGCAGCGCGACGCGCGACCTCACCGACGGCCGGGAGGTCACCGTCTCGTGCGCGGAGGGCGACACCGGCCTCGTCTACGACGGGCGGCTCGAGTTCGACGTCGAGCGCACCGAGCTCGACGCCATGCCCGACGTCCCCGTCAAGATCATGATGAACGTCGGGACGCCCGAGCAGGCCTTCGCGTTCTCGCGCCTGCCGCACTCCGGCGTCGGCCTCGCCCGGCTGGAGTTCATCATCAACCGCCAGATCGGCATCCACCCCAGGGCCCTGCTCGACCTCGCCGCCGACCCGGGTTCGCTACCGGGCGACCTGCGCGCGGAGGTCGAGGAGCTCATCGCCGCCTACGACGGGCCGCGGGAGTTCTTCGTCCAGCGGGTCGCGGAGGGCGTCGCGACGATCGCGGCGGCGTTCGCGCCCGAGCCGGTCATCGTGCGGCTGAGCGACTTCAAGTCCAACGAGTACGCCAACCTCGTCGGTGGTCCCCGGTACGAGCCGGAGGAGGAGAACCCGATGATCGGCTACCGCGGGGCCTCGCGGTACCTGTCACCGGACTTCGCCGACTGCTTCGCCATGGAGTGCGAGGCGCTGCGGTACGTCCGCGACGAGATGGGCCTGACGAACGTCCGCGTCATGATCCCCTTCGTCCGGACGCTGAAGGAGGCCGAGGGCGTCATCGACCTGCTCGCCGCCCACGGCCTGCGCCGCGGCGAGAACGACCTCCAGGTCGTCATGATGTGCGAGGTCCCGTCGAACGCCGTCATCGCCGAGCAGTTCCTCGAGCACGTCGACGGCTTCTCCATCGGCTCCAACGACATGACGCAGCTGACCCTGGGCCTGGACCGCGACTCCGCCCAGGTCGCCGACGGCTTCGACGAGCGCGACCCCGCCGTCCTCCACATGCTCCGCCTCGCCATCGAGGCGTGCCGGGCGAAGGGCAAGTACGTCGGCATCTGCGGCCAGGGCCCCTCCGACCACCCCGACCTCGCCGACTGGCTCCTCGAGCAGGGCATCGAGTCGATGTCCCTCAACCCCGACACCGTCGTCGACACGTGGCTGCGCCTCGCCGGTGCCCGTGCCACGGTGGGACGAGGAGGAGAAGGGACGGACGGACCATGACACGCAGCCGCTTCCGCAGCCAC
The Aquipuribacter nitratireducens DNA segment above includes these coding regions:
- a CDS encoding L-threonylcarbamoyladenylate synthase, which translates into the protein MDVAAAAALLRAGGLVAFPTETVYGLGAHALDERAVRRVFAVKGRPADNPLIVHVASLDEVGAVAASVPDGARRLAERYWPGPLTLVLAARPEVPAVTRGGRDSIAVRVPAHPLALDLLRAAAVPVAAPSANRSGRPSPTTAAHVRADLGDDVDAVLDGGPCEVGVESTVVDARGAVPVVLREGAVPADELGAVAGSAAQLGASPGTRHRHYAPRCRVVVASAGEGGQVSAALAGEGHRVALVSPGGAPDGVLHLAAVAEPADLARRLYALLRAAEDAAVDVVVVEAVPEEGVGRAVMDRLRRAADAGG
- a CDS encoding PspC domain-containing protein, with the translated sequence MRRPRDGRAVLGVAAGLARYLGVDPVVVRVGFVLLALFGGSGLLLYVVGALVIPVEEPGTSSAARRR
- a CDS encoding LiaF domain-containing protein codes for the protein MSGPVTTGAPTCERTGTPVATVTVGALLVVAGGLWVADELGAVDVPWSLGLALAVLAVGVLLLVTSRSRHAGGLVPLGVVLSALLVLTVVLPSPVVTDGGAGDRRYRPTSVTELAERYELGAGTLVLDLRDLPEAAPADAAAPTRTEVEVGVGEIRVLVPADLAVDVTAEAGTGEVTVLGERRDGLSPSLAVPADADADAVLVLDLRVGLGTVEVTR
- a CDS encoding pyruvate, phosphate dikinase/phosphoenolpyruvate synthase regulator, whose protein sequence is MATDDEPAVPVFFLSDSTGISAETMGNALLIQFPDVRFERTLIPFIRTVEQAREVVATLDAAMDGPVPPLVFTTAAEDDVRLALHGTRAPVIDFFDLHMSRVEEILGRRGVREPSRLHGVGDIVRYNTRMAAVEFTIEHDDGQSSRAMERADVVLLAPSRCGKTPTSMYLALQHGLFVANYPLVDEDLESDDLPRPVRDIGDRCVGITTTVDRLARVRSERRPGSRYASPEQCRWELRRAEALYRRHRLPVIDSAAKSVEEMSALIVQLHKARTSHSRPKGGTA
- a CDS encoding DUF4386 domain-containing protein, translated to MSALRQATAPTAHAAGELRDVGLVTSPRAAALWAGGSYAALFLLAIFANFAVVERLVDPADPGATLTALAGEASLVRAAVLAFGVVFVLDVVIAWALFVVLRPAGRDRALLAAWSRLTYTAFLGVALVPLLLALQLSTEDAYADLDPATREAAVGLAVDSFDLLWLTGLAVFGLHLVVVGALVVRSRTAPRLLGGLLVVAGVAYVLDTAAHVVLSDYERWAGLLLLVVAVPSVVGELWLTLWLLVRAGRDRGSSTGARP
- a CDS encoding DapH/DapD/GlmU-related protein — its product is MDLETFLAHVDRGGRLVGGSEHHRFMHAAAQEALGTVAELNSGYRSEDEVRALLSRLTGTTVDASVVVFPPFYSEFGKNLRFGRDVFVNMGCRFQDTGGITIEDGALIGHGCTLTTLDHDMDPERRADMLPRAVVVGRGAWLGAGVTVVPGVRIGHGAVVGAGAVVTRDVPPDTVVAGVPARVIRPTGFTTPP
- a CDS encoding TetR/AcrR family transcriptional regulator C-terminal domain-containing protein, giving the protein MAGTDEVRRGRTGLSRSRVLEAAVALADRDGVDGLTIRALATELSTKPMSIYHYVAGKDAILDGLVDQVFAEITHPPTDLPWQAALRVRCHSAREVLARHPWAVPLLESRVNPGEATLDHHEAVLACLRGGGLSLRLTAHAYAVLDSYVYGFALQEATLPAHGSADIADVAEQILAGMDAGRYPSLHELTRDHVLQPGYGFGASFEVGMDLLLDGLTALAEQEADLDGPAA
- a CDS encoding SDR family oxidoreductase; this encodes MSALRVLFVGGSGTISTACSHLAVERGIDLTVLNRGTGRRALPQGVEHVAADVRDPDSVREALGDREFDAVVDWVAFTPDHVRTDLALFEGRTGQYVFISSASAYQTPPARLPIRESTPLRNPLWQYSRDKIACEDLLTQAYRDRGVPVTVVRPSHTYDRTLVPFDAGWTFVERMRQGKEVVVHGDGSSLWTLTHSTDFARGFVPLLGHPRTLGEAFHITSDDALTWDQIAHALAVAAGVEARIVHVPSDAIAAVDADWGAGLLGDKTHSAVFDTTKVRALVPDFVCRVPFEQGAREIVAWHDEDPARRVVDPHHDRLQDGLVERFRVPGARQRA
- a CDS encoding NAD(P)-dependent alcohol dehydrogenase, with product MTTQQSQRPTRAPRTTAVPTRMRAAVRERYGPPATITSQARPVPSPGAGQVLVEVHAAGVDRGVWHLATGLPYVMRLGTGLRRPRQAVLGLDVAGVVVGVGEGVTRLAVGDRVFGIGTGTWAEYALAREDKLSLVPDGVDLVDAAAVPVSGATALQAVHDVARVQPGQRVLVLGASGGVGSYLVQVARAAGAHVTGVASASKLDLVRDLGAEEALDHRRHDPLDGSRCFDVVLDVGGRRPLRHLRRALTPDGTLVIVGGEGGDRVLGGTDRQLRALVLSLLVKQRLTTFVAGEGRASTDRLAVMLRDGTVRPAVGSRYPLERAADALTDLVEGRIRGKAVVVVRGEER